The following proteins come from a genomic window of Larimichthys crocea isolate SSNF chromosome III, L_crocea_2.0, whole genome shotgun sequence:
- the LOC104923795 gene encoding P2Y purinoceptor 2 — protein sequence MKPLVVSSQLGNSSNDSGSCLAENQPVSITTLLCLVFFLGFVLNSFSLWVFCCRLPNWSTGTTLQFHLALSDAIATPVTPMMAVYFAMGNDWPFGRFLCQVKIALLSSHFYGSTIFLTLISIHRYTAVVHFNRSSCMKQRSFIRKLCAGVWSLLLIQSLIYAIMLPPTKEGKNSQCLTIHQKNLTNAYFVINFILFIFGFLLPFLVSAVCYTRLASTLTRLNISTAKGLKVKVKSQRMIGMCLLIFGLCFLPLNVVRTVGVVLKKYYPGRCHALTQVETAYYASWILAGVNSCLDPLLYCFGSQNFRDAFQSLRIGQRESPNRSDSEMTANQ from the coding sequence ATGAAGCCTCTGGTAGTTTCCTCACAGCTTGGGAACAGCAGCAATGACTCTGGATCATGCCTGGCAGAGAACCAACCTGTGTCCATCACCACCCTCCTGTGCCTGGTATTCTTCCTGGGCTTCGTCCTCAACAGCTTCAGCCTCTGGGTGTTCTGCTGCCGGTTGCCCAACTGGAGCACTGGAACCACACTGCAGTTCCACCTGGCCCTCAGCGACGCCATCGCCACCCCGGTCACTCCCATGATGGCGGTCTACTTTGCCATGGGCAACGACTGGCCTTTTGGTCGGTTCTTGTGCCAAGTCAAGATTGCACTTCTTAGTTCACATTTCTACGGCAGCACCATATTCCTCACTCTCATCAGCATCCATCGATACACAGCGGTGGTGCATTTCAACAGAAGCTCCTGCATGAAACAGAGGAGCTTCATCAGGAAGCTGTGTGCAGGAGTTTGGTCTCTGCTGCTGATCCAGTCTCTGATCTACGCCATCATGCTCCCTCCAACTAAAGAGGGCAAAAACAGTCAGTGCCTCACTATCCATCAGAAGAACCTGACAAACGCCTACTTTGTCATTAACTTTATCCTGTTCATCTTTGGGTTTCTACTCCCTTTCCTTGTGTCAGCTGTTTGCTATACCCGTCTGGCGAGCACTTTAACTCGCCTCAATATTAGCACAGCTAAAGGTCTCAAAGTCAAGGTGAAGTCTCAGAGGATGATAGGCATGTGCCTGCTGATATTTGGGCTGTGCTTCCTGCCTCTGAACGTGGTACGAACTGTGGGAGTGGTACTGAAAAAATACTACCCAGGACGCTGCCACGCTCTCACTCAGGTTGAGACAGCGTATTATGCATCCTGGATTTTAGCAGGAGTGAACAGCTGCCTGGATCCACTGCTGTACTGTTTTGGGTCGCAAAATTTCCGAGATGCATTCCAATCTCTCAGGATTGGGCAGAGAGAAAGTCCAAATAGAAGTGATTCAGAAATGACTGCAAATCAGTAA
- the nelfb gene encoding negative elongation factor B — MFAGLPELGISNGEDLKETLTNCTEPLKAIDQFQMENGILLPTLQSALPFLDLHGTPRLEFHQSVFDELRDKLMERVATIAEGKEEDRYGKLEELLEKSFPLVKMPSIQPVVMQVLKHLPKVPEKKLKLVMADKELYKVCAVEVKRQIWQDNQALFGDEVSPLLKQYIVEKEAALFSSDLSILHNFFSPSPKTRRQGEVVLKLTQMIGKNVKLYDMVLQFLRTLFLRTRNVHYCTLRAELLMSLHDLDISEICTVDPCHKFTWCLDACIREKFVDGKRARELQGFLDGVKKGQEQVLGDLSMILCDPFACNTLVLSIMRNLQELLSQDALPRDSPDLMLLLRMLSLGQGAWDMIDSQVFKEPRLDLEVVTRFLPAMMSVVVDDHTFIVEQKLPSEEKSSLTYPTTLPDAFNRFLQENRVACEMGLYYVLHIAKLRNKNALQRLLPALVETYNDMAFGDIFLHLLTGHLTLLSDEFGSEDFCSVVFDGFLLTSFSSKENVHRHTLRMLVHLHHKVLPSYMETLMKTLEPPKQSSEPVKELYTQLTEKLEAQKKSPPPPEETPSLDLGLHPVTVPTTASTPTTPI; from the exons ATGTTCGCGGGGCTGCCTGAGCTCGGGATCTCTAACGGAGAGGACCTCAAAGAAACTCTTACCAACTGCACGGAGCCGCTGAAAGCCATCGACCAGTTCCAG ATGGAAAATGGCATCCTGCTGCCGACCCTACAGTCTGCTCTGCCCTTCCTCGACCTCCATGGAACGCCTCGGCTGGAGTTCCACCAGTCTGTCTTTGACGAGCTTCGAGATAAGCTGATGGAGCGGGTCGCCACCATTGCAGAGGGCAAGGAAGAGGACAG ATACGGGAAGCTTGAAGAGCTGCTGGAGAAGAGCTTTCCTCTTGTCAAAATGCCGTCCATTCAGCCAGTAGTAATGCAGGTGCTGAAGCATCTACCCAAG GTGCCAGAGAAGAAACTGAAGTTGGTGATGGCTGACAAGGAGCTGTACAAGGTGTGTGCTGTGGAGGTGAAAAGGCAGATCTGGCAGGACAACCAGGCTCTGTTTGGGGATGAAGTCTCGCCCCTCCTGAAGCAGTACATTGTGGAGAAGGAAGCCGCTCTGTTCAGCAGCGACCTCTCCATCCTGCACAATTTCTTCAGCCCGTCTCCCAAAACACGACGCCAGGGCGAG GTGGTCCTAAAACTGACCCAGATGATCGGAAAGAACGTGAAGCTGTACGACATGGTGCTGCAGTTTTTACGAACACTTTTCCTGCGAACACGAAATGTCCACTACTGCACGCTGAGAGCAGAACTGCTGATGTCTCTGCACGACCTGGACATCAGTGAGATCTGCACCGTCGACCCCTGCCATAAG TTCACTTGGTGTTTAGACGCCTGCATCCGTGAGAAGTTTGTGGACGGGAAGCGAGCCAGAGAGCTGCAGGGTTTCCTGGATGGAGTGAAGAAAGGACAGGAGCAAGTCCTCGG GGACCTGTCCATGATCCTGTGTGACCCGTTTGCTTGTAATACCCTGGTCCTGAGTATCATGAGGAACCTGCAAGAGCTGCTGAGTCAGGACGCTTTACCCAGG gACAGCCCAgatctgatgctgctgctgaggatgcTGTCACTGGGTCAGGGTGCGTGGGACATGATTGACAGCCAGGTCTTTAAAGAGCCTCGTCTG GATTTGGAGGTGGTGACCCGCTTTCTGCCCGCCATGATGTCAGTGGTTGTCGATGATCACACCTTCATAGTAGAACAGAAGCTTCCCAGCGAAGAGAAGAGTTCCCTGACGTACCCAACCACTCTGCCAGACGCCTTCAACAG GTTCCTCCAGGAGAACAGAGTGGCCTGTGAAATGGGTCTGTACTATGTCCTTCACATTGCCAAACTGAGGAACAAGAATGCCTTACAGAGGTTACTACCAGCCCTGG TGGAGACCTATAATGACATGGCCTTTGGCGACATCTTCCTGCACCTGCTGACTGGACACCTCACCCTGCTCTCTGATGAGTTTGGATCAGAAGACTTTTGTTCTGTTGTCTTTGACGGCTTCCTGCTTACTTCTTTTTCTAG TAAAGAGAACGTCCACAGACACACCCTCCGGATGTTGGTGCATCTACATCACAAGGTGCTGCCATCCTACATGGAAACCTTGATGAAAACTCTTGAACCTCCAAAACAG AGCAGCGAGCCGGTGAAGGAGCTGTACACCCAGCTGACAGAGAAGCTGGAGGCCCAGAAGAAGAGCCCTCCGCCACCAGAAGAAACTCCATCCCTGGATCTGGGGCTGCACCCGGTGACCGTCCCCACCACCGCCTCCACCCCAACCACACCTATTTGA
- the LOC104923793 gene encoding ectonucleoside triphosphate diphosphohydrolase 2 has product MSLPYSKSIPALVLLIVAIVGILLVALPAREIKMPSENMYGVILDAGSSHTSMYIYKWPADKLNGTGIVTQHSECDVKGGGISSYSGVPGGAAKSLETCLEQALKDIPKFRHHQTPLYLGATAGMRLLNIINATESKRILKEVENKLRSYPFKFKNASILSGQEEGAYGWVTVNYLLENFAKYGFVGRWLNPGRETIGALDLGGASTQITFETSEKVEDKDNEMKLNLYGKTYRLYTQSFLCYGQDQVLKKLLAHLIKIQGLKTQLYHPCYPPGFNISIKLGKDVFDSPCTKNDRPAQFDPQMSVSVMGTGNYQNCLGNVTKMFSFTNCSYSKCSFNGVFQPSVRGNFMAFSAFYFTHTYLTSLTNIPITSPSQMKKAIKLACNMSISEMSKKTEQSEKYMKNVCPIANFVQVLLTEGYSFNEISLPSISFQKKAGGASVGWALGFMLNGTNMVPAESLGVIKVLPSGPWVGILILFITLIIIAVGYLVMVCKKGRDKEGMV; this is encoded by the exons TATGGAGTCATTCTAGATGCAGGCTCGTCCCACACCTCCATGTACATCTATAAATGGCCAGCTGACAAGCTCAATGGCACTGGTATTGTCACCCAGCACAGCGAGTGCGATGTCAAAG GTGGAGGAATATCCAGCTATTCAGGTGTTCCTGGCGGTGCAGCAAAAAGTCTCGAGACCTGCCTGGAACAAGCTCTGAAGGATATCCCAAAATTCAGGCACCACCAAACTCCGCTCTATCTAGGAGCTACTGCAGGCATGAGGCTCTTGAA CATAATCAATGCCACAGAGTCCAAGCGTATATTGAAGGAAGTGGAAAACAAACTGCGGTCTTACCCTTTCAAATTCAAAAATGCAAGCATCctgagtggacaggaggaggGGGCATACGGCTGGGTCACGGTCAACTACTTACTTGAAAACTTTGCCAAG TATGGCTTTGTCGGGCGTTGGCTGAATCCAGGCAGAGAGACAATTGGAGCTTTGGATTTAGGCGGAGCTTCCACTCAGATTACTTTTGAGACTTCAGAAAAGGTGGAGGATAAGGATAACGAGATGAAGCTGAATCTTTATGGAAAAACCTACAGACTATACACCCAGAGCTTCCTGTGCTACGGTCAAGACCAGGTTTTGAAGAAACTGCTGGCTCATCTTATCAAG ATTCAAGGTTTGAAGACCCAGCTGTACCATCCCTGCTATCCACCAGGGTTCAACATATCCATCAAGCTGGGAAAGGATGTCTTTGATTCTCCGTGTACTAAGAATGATAGACCGGCCCAGTTTGACCCTCAGATGTCTGTATCTGTCATGGGCACAGGAAATTACCAGAACTGCCTTGGCAACGTAACGAAAATGTTCTCCTTCACCAACTGCTCTTACTCCAAGTGCTCCTTTAATGGCGTCTTCCAGCCCAGTGTGAGAGGAAACTTCATG GCATTCTCTGCATTTTACTTCACTCACACCTACCTTACCAGCCTCACCAACATCCCCATCACATCACCCAGTCAAATGAAGAAGGCAATCAAACTCGCCTGCAACATGAGCATTTCTGAG ATGAGTAAAAAGACAGAGCAGTCTGAGAAATACATGAAGAATGTCTGCCCCATCGCTAATTTTGTCCAGGTCCTCTTAACGGAGGGCTACAGTTTCAATGAGATCTCCCTTCCTTCcatttcttttcaaaaaaag GCAGGAGGAGCATCTGTAGGCTGGGCTTTAGGTTTCATGTTGAATGGGACTAATATGGTACCAGCAGAGTCACTTGGAGTGATCAAGGTTCTGCCATCAGGTCCCTGGGTTGGCATTCTTATCCTCTTCATCACCCTCATCATCATTGCAGTGGGGTACCTAGTGATGGTCTGCAAAAAGGGTAGAGATAAAGAAGGCATGGTGTGA
- the arrdc1a gene encoding arrestin domain-containing protein 1a, giving the protein MGKLQQFEITFDKNKVVYSPGESISGTVTVKLGQSLQCKAIKVNCNGFCGVTTKVNDTAWTLEEQYFNSTISVADKGTLKQGEHKFPFKFLIPDSAPTSYEGNYGKIIYRVRVFIDTPRFAKDYNTEKAFYLLRPLNLNELPDIWGTCSSAVTQQFTYMLMKTGTVVMKAQTNMKGYTPGQIIQVMTNIHNQSGKNSGNMAASLMQRVTYETKKPTHDVRTIAEVEGGVVKAGKEVEWKEQIIVPPLPQSSLVGCDLIKIEYFVKVSLKSPDVMLTLPVHIGNVSLDNKLQKTAAPPSSAAAEATSAPTSTPDTSASTSATTPTLPPRPAPKPAPRPAPRARISSHNSPSAPPADYHQGAEGGTPVNDGYPNKRQSQLVSPHAFSYAPGLFFSQNQQNNGPATTPSAPTAPYPTEGASSMPPLLI; this is encoded by the exons ATGGGCAAACTTCAGCAGTTTGAGATCAcgtttgacaaaaacaaagtggtGTACAGTCCGGGAGAGTCTATTTCTGGAACCGTGACAGTCAAACTGGGCCAGTCGCTGCAGTGTAAAG CCATCAAAGTGAACTGCAATGGTTTCTGTGGTGTCACCACTAAGGTAAATGACACGGCATGGACTCTGGAGGAACAGTACTTCAACAGCACCATCTCTGTTGCAGACAAAG GAACCCTGAAACAGGGAGAACACAAATTTCCCTTCAAGTTCCTCATACCAG ACTCTGCCCCGACATCTTATGAAGGGAACTATGGTAAGATCATTTACAGAGTGAGAGTGTTCATCGACACACCGCGATTTGCCAAGGACTACAACACAGAGAAAGCCTTCTACCTGCTAAGGCCTCTAAATCTGAACGAGCTGCCAGACATATGG GGAACCTGTTCATCTGCAGTGACTCAGCAGTTCACTTACATGCTCATGAAAACGGGCACGGTGGTCATGAAAGCCCAGACCAACATGAAGGGTTACACACCAGGCCAGATCATCCAGGTGATGACCAACATCCACAACCAGTCTGGGAAGAACTCGGGCAACATGGCGGCCAGCCTGATGCAG agagtGACCTATGAGACAAAGAAGCCCACCCATGACGTGAGGACAATCGCAGAGGTGGAGGGTGGTGTGGTGAAAGCCGGCAAGGAGGTGGAGTGGAAGGAGCAGATCAttgttcctcctcttcctcagtccTCCCTCGTTGGCTGTGATCTCATAAAGATCGAATATTTTGTCAAA GTCAGTCTGAAATCTCCAGACGTCATGTTGACGTTACCCGTCCACATCGGGAACGTCTCACTCGACAACAAATTGCAAAAAACAGCAgctcctccttcctctgctgcagctgaagctACATCAGCCCCTACCTCTACCCCCGACACTTCAGCCTCCACCTCTGCCACCACCCCCACACTGCCCCCACGCCCTGCCCCAAAACCCGCTCCCCGTCCTGCGCCTCGCGCAAGGATATCCTCCCATAATTCCCCCAGCGCTCCTCCAGCTGACTACCACCAGGGAGCAGAGGGTGGGACTCCAGTGAACGATGGCTACCCCAACAAGCGCCAGTCTCAGCTGGTGTCACCACATGCTTTCAGCTATGCCCCAGGCCTGTTTTTCTCccagaaccagcagaacaaTGGGCCTGCCACTACACCCAGTGCACCCACAGCACCTTACCCAACTGAGGGTGCTAGCTCAATGCCACCACTACTCatc